A region from the Candidatus Binatia bacterium genome encodes:
- a CDS encoding phospho-sugar mutase, producing MELNDIENGLRTVQVPESYRHDAMRHLSVWWSEPRYAAFRPQIENLAGRQKWDLLLDSFYRIVPFGTGGRRGAVGIGPNRINQETIVTSVQGHVNYLRRRFPAQPLRVAVAFDVRVFRDLRQLYDPSVPNPLLGMRSRDFARLAAAVYAANGVEVYTVSGNDGFFLSTPELSFAIRGLKAHGGLNISASHNHPDDNGAKFYMPSGGQPVPPDDEEMAKEVEAVSEVPSGDFEQAVQSGRVKWWDSACHDRYIQENLSRSIDPLARRALIVYTPLHGTGLHTVGDVLPRAGFDLRLVERQSTPDGEFPAVKFRIPNPEVPESMELVSAEAQRHGADVGLATDPDADRLGVVAPQDGGWRLFSGNEIAVVLAAYIIETRRERGTLPPRAFMVKTAVTTELLTRIAQVNDVQIVGDLLVGFKYIGQVLDAIAQDGRFGDVQATPADFLLAAEESNGVLVSAALRDKDAAGGALLLGELCARLHPQGQTLGAYLNDVYRRYGYAANTGYSLVMEGIAGSERVALMMDRLRAQPPPAVQGRALQRAVDYWDETQFGKIRSETDRSSRNFVQLQYDQGVHVSVRPSGTEPKIKFYVEQVFNPEADWAGDGFTTSRRVMDDAASQVTLGFVEQVLRLVDIELPRPALLVSSLVSLDNRIDFATRFLPELEERLRTVSTADADRLLAWVDERLKAYGTDPRYLVAAGVAACFRDRSLSPNQHRMLRQLFSLP from the coding sequence ATGGAACTCAACGACATCGAGAACGGACTCCGTACGGTGCAGGTGCCGGAGTCGTACCGCCACGACGCCATGCGCCATCTCAGCGTGTGGTGGAGCGAACCGCGGTACGCCGCCTTTCGGCCGCAGATCGAGAACCTCGCGGGCCGCCAGAAATGGGATCTGCTTCTCGACTCCTTCTACCGCATCGTGCCGTTCGGTACCGGCGGACGCCGTGGCGCGGTGGGCATCGGCCCCAACCGCATCAACCAGGAGACCATCGTCACCTCGGTGCAAGGGCACGTCAATTACCTCCGCCGCCGTTTTCCCGCTCAACCCCTGCGGGTGGCGGTCGCCTTCGACGTGCGTGTCTTCCGTGACCTGCGGCAGTTATATGATCCGTCCGTTCCCAACCCGCTCCTCGGCATGCGCTCGCGCGATTTCGCCCGCTTGGCCGCCGCCGTGTATGCGGCCAATGGTGTCGAAGTCTACACGGTCAGCGGCAACGACGGGTTTTTTCTGTCCACGCCAGAACTTTCCTTCGCCATCCGCGGCTTGAAAGCGCACGGCGGTCTCAACATCTCGGCCTCACACAACCATCCCGACGACAATGGCGCCAAGTTCTACATGCCCAGCGGTGGGCAGCCGGTGCCTCCCGACGATGAGGAGATGGCCAAGGAGGTCGAAGCGGTCAGCGAAGTGCCGTCAGGGGATTTCGAGCAGGCGGTACAGTCGGGGAGAGTGAAGTGGTGGGACAGCGCCTGCCACGACCGCTATATCCAAGAGAATCTTTCCCGCTCGATCGATCCGCTCGCCCGCCGCGCGCTGATCGTCTACACGCCGTTGCACGGGACGGGGCTGCACACGGTCGGTGACGTCTTGCCGCGTGCGGGATTCGACCTGCGCCTGGTCGAGCGACAGTCGACTCCCGACGGGGAATTCCCCGCGGTCAAATTCCGCATTCCCAACCCCGAGGTGCCGGAATCCATGGAGTTGGTGTCGGCAGAGGCGCAGCGGCACGGTGCGGATGTGGGCCTGGCGACTGATCCCGATGCCGACCGGTTAGGTGTCGTGGCGCCGCAGGATGGCGGGTGGCGTCTCTTCAGCGGCAATGAAATCGCCGTGGTCCTGGCGGCATACATCATCGAGACCCGGCGTGAACGCGGCACGCTGCCGCCGCGGGCGTTCATGGTCAAGACCGCGGTGACCACCGAACTGCTCACACGCATCGCGCAGGTGAATGACGTGCAGATCGTCGGGGATCTGCTGGTCGGCTTCAAGTACATCGGCCAGGTGTTGGACGCGATCGCGCAGGACGGCCGCTTTGGTGACGTGCAGGCCACGCCGGCCGACTTTCTCCTGGCGGCGGAGGAGAGCAACGGCGTGCTGGTGAGTGCCGCCCTGCGTGACAAGGACGCGGCCGGCGGCGCGCTCCTGCTCGGCGAGCTGTGTGCACGGTTGCACCCGCAGGGACAGACCTTGGGCGCGTACCTGAATGATGTCTACCGCCGTTACGGTTATGCGGCCAACACCGGCTACTCACTGGTGATGGAAGGGATTGCCGGTTCCGAGCGTGTTGCCTTGATGATGGACCGGTTGCGCGCCCAACCGCCACCGGCGGTGCAAGGCCGGGCCTTGCAGCGAGCCGTGGATTATTGGGACGAAACGCAATTCGGGAAGATCCGCTCAGAGACGGACCGCAGTTCTCGTAATTTCGTTCAACTCCAGTATGACCAAGGGGTGCACGTATCGGTCCGGCCTTCCGGCACGGAACCCAAGATCAAGTTTTACGTCGAGCAGGTCTTCAATCCGGAGGCCGATTGGGCGGGGGACGGTTTCACCACATCGCGACGTGTCATGGACGATGCCGCCAGCCAAGTCACTCTCGGTTTCGTGGAACAGGTCCTGCGGCTGGTCGACATCGAACTGCCGCGCCCGGCGCTGCTGGTCTCGTCCCTGGTTTCGCTGGACAACCGCATCGATTTCGCCACCCGAT